One Agrobacterium vaccinii DNA window includes the following coding sequences:
- the mgrA gene encoding L-glyceraldehyde 3-phosphate reductase has product MAWQPAENRYASMKYNHCGKTGLKLPAISLGLWHNFGNDTPHATKQAICRKAFDLGITHFDLANNYGPPPGSAETAFGEILRTDFAGYRDELVISSKAGYNMWPGPYGEWGSRKYLISSCDQSLKRMGLDYVDIFYSHRFDPDTPLEETCGALDHIVRSGRALYVGISSYNSQRTREAAAILKELGTPCIIHQPSYSMINRWIEEDGLVDTLEELGIGSIVFSPLAQGMLTAKYLGGVPDASRASQGKSLNPAFLNERNIENIRGLNAIAERRGQTLAQMAIAWVLRGGRITTALIGASRPEQVEDCVKALDKLDFTAEELAEIDRFAKDADINLWAKSAERAK; this is encoded by the coding sequence ATGGCTTGGCAACCCGCTGAGAACCGTTACGCGTCCATGAAATACAATCACTGCGGCAAGACGGGACTGAAGCTTCCGGCGATTTCGCTGGGCCTCTGGCACAATTTCGGCAATGACACGCCACATGCAACGAAGCAGGCGATTTGCCGCAAGGCATTCGATCTCGGCATCACCCATTTCGATCTTGCCAACAATTACGGCCCGCCTCCCGGCAGCGCGGAAACGGCATTCGGCGAAATCCTGAGAACGGATTTCGCGGGCTATCGCGATGAGTTGGTGATCTCTTCCAAGGCTGGTTACAACATGTGGCCCGGTCCATACGGCGAATGGGGCAGCCGCAAGTATCTGATTTCTTCTTGCGACCAGAGCCTGAAGCGCATGGGTCTGGATTACGTCGATATTTTCTATTCACACCGCTTCGACCCAGATACGCCGCTTGAAGAGACCTGCGGCGCGCTTGACCACATCGTAAGGTCGGGCAGGGCACTTTATGTCGGGATTTCCTCCTACAATTCCCAGCGTACGCGTGAGGCTGCGGCGATCCTGAAAGAGCTGGGTACGCCTTGCATCATTCATCAGCCCAGCTACTCGATGATCAATCGCTGGATCGAAGAAGACGGTCTTGTGGATACGCTGGAAGAACTCGGCATCGGCTCCATCGTTTTCTCGCCGCTGGCGCAGGGCATGCTAACAGCGAAATATCTTGGCGGCGTGCCGGATGCCAGCCGCGCCAGCCAGGGCAAGTCGCTGAACCCCGCCTTCCTCAATGAACGCAACATCGAGAACATTCGCGGGCTCAACGCCATTGCCGAACGCCGCGGACAGACCCTGGCGCAAATGGCCATTGCCTGGGTGTTGAGAGGTGGCCGCATTACCACCGCGCTCATCGGTGCCAGCCGCCCAGAACAGGTGGAAGATTGCGTAAAGGCGCTGGATAAACTCGATTTCACCGCCGAAGAACTGGCCGAAATCGATCGTTTCGCAAAGGACGCGGATATCAACCTCTGGGCCAAATCCGCGGAACGGGCGAAGTGA
- a CDS encoding LacI family transcriptional regulator — protein sequence MNNSIKSETSGQKLPGYERPTLKTIAYMTGLGITTVSRALKDAPDIGAETKERVRQVAQQIGYQPNRAGVRLRTGKTNVIALVLSVDEELMGFTTQLVFGITEVLSNTQYHLVVTPHTHAKDPMIPIRYILDTGSADGVIISKLQPDDPRVRFMTERNMPFATHGRTDMGIEHPYHDFDNEAYAYEAVKRLAQCGRKRIAVLLPPTQFSYHDFARRGIERGLKDFGLSEFPLHGIISNDTPLDQIKEVSRTLMSQADYPDGLVSISGTSTIAFVAGVEETGKKVGTDIDVVSKQSADFLNWLRPEIHTVNEDIKLAGRELAKALLARIDGKSVDGLQTLSQPVWSSRAPKFSA from the coding sequence ATGAATAACAGCATAAAATCTGAAACGAGCGGACAGAAGCTTCCCGGCTACGAGCGCCCGACACTCAAGACGATTGCCTACATGACCGGGCTTGGTATCACCACCGTCTCGCGTGCTCTGAAAGATGCTCCCGATATCGGCGCAGAGACCAAGGAGCGGGTGCGTCAGGTTGCCCAGCAGATCGGCTATCAACCGAACCGCGCGGGCGTGCGTCTGCGGACTGGCAAGACCAACGTCATCGCTCTGGTTCTGAGTGTTGACGAAGAGCTGATGGGGTTCACCACACAACTGGTGTTCGGCATTACCGAAGTGCTTTCCAACACGCAGTACCATCTCGTGGTCACGCCACACACCCACGCCAAAGACCCGATGATTCCGATCCGGTACATTCTCGATACGGGGTCAGCCGATGGCGTGATCATTTCGAAGTTGCAGCCGGATGACCCGCGTGTTCGCTTCATGACGGAGCGCAACATGCCCTTCGCGACCCACGGGCGTACCGACATGGGCATCGAGCATCCCTATCATGACTTCGATAATGAGGCCTACGCCTATGAGGCAGTGAAGCGGCTGGCGCAGTGCGGGCGAAAGCGCATCGCCGTGCTTCTGCCACCGACACAGTTTTCGTATCATGATTTTGCCCGGCGTGGGATCGAGCGGGGCCTCAAAGATTTCGGGCTCAGTGAATTTCCGCTGCATGGCATCATCAGCAACGACACACCCCTAGACCAGATCAAGGAGGTCAGCCGGACGCTGATGAGCCAAGCGGATTATCCCGACGGGCTCGTTTCGATCAGCGGCACGTCCACCATCGCCTTCGTCGCGGGCGTCGAAGAAACCGGCAAGAAGGTCGGCACGGATATCGACGTCGTGTCCAAGCAGTCGGCAGACTTCCTGAACTGGCTGCGCCCGGAAATCCACACGGTGAACGAGGATATCAAGCTGGCGGGCCGTGAATTGGCCAAGGCGCTGCTGGCGCGTATCGATGGAAAATCGGTGGATGGGTTACAGACCCTCAGCCAACCGGTCTGGTCCAGCCGCGCTCCAAAATTCAGCGCATAG
- a CDS encoding RcnB family protein, whose protein sequence is MKKFFSILLAATVLAAPMAAQAQSRHDDRPGHRTMERTVTTKKVIIKKHRWDRGQRLAAKDRRHFVDRRDYRRHNLREPGRGQRWVRVDNQYLLINAVNGLIIGLSNAR, encoded by the coding sequence ATGAAAAAGTTCTTCTCCATTCTTCTTGCCGCCACTGTTCTTGCTGCGCCAATGGCGGCGCAAGCGCAGAGCCGCCATGACGACCGCCCCGGCCACCGGACGATGGAACGGACGGTCACCACCAAGAAGGTGATTATTAAGAAGCATCGTTGGGACCGTGGTCAGCGCCTAGCGGCGAAGGATCGCCGTCACTTTGTTGATCGCCGCGATTATCGTCGCCATAACCTGAGAGAGCCCGGTCGTGGCCAGCGTTGGGTGCGCGTCGACAATCAGTATCTGCTGATTAACGCCGTGAACGGCCTCATTATCGGCCTGTCCAACGCGCGCTAA
- a CDS encoding beta-mannosidase, whose translation MSMTSSYASDVVIDLSGEWTLATDDGEHATTITIPGDVHTALRRAEIIPDPYFGRNENDVQWVAHRDWVIERRFYVDHADADWYLDIDYLDTVAVVFVNDTPVLSADNCFRRYRPDVSNALVQGENVIRIRFHSSIKAGAERQAAQPFYVPYHPGNSPIPHGNMLRKPQCHFGWDWNIALAPLGLYGTIALRRLDTARIEHLTTTQHHVDGGVELHVELTLHAKAAASLPIHLSLGEERLRLDCGVGAGETVVRHVFFVEDPKLWWPAGSGEQSLYTLTVELPDETVTRQIGFRTVELLTDKDEAGSRFAFRINGREIFCRGANWIPADALHSLSSREKTEDLLSSAVEANMNMIRVWGGGFYEQDWFYDLCDRMGLMVWQDFMFACNLYPCTDDFLDNVEHEVTYQVKRLSSHPSIALWCGDNELVGALTWFDQSRDNRDRYLVAYDRLNRTIEKALKKAAPSALWWPSSPASGYMDYGDAWHSDGSGDMHYWSVWHENKSFDNYRAVKPRFCSEFGFQSYTSMPVIGTYADEKDMNISSPVIELHQKNAGGNERIAGTMFRYFRFPKDFPNFVYISQVQQALAIKTAVEYWRSLKPHCMGTLYWQLNDTWPVASWSSLDYGGSWKALHYAARRFFQPVTVSAIPSEDGKTVSFSTVNDTAEAVDIDMNIFALSTDGVRTPLKSASGSCGPDAAVTMAEVDLGQLPAGALLSWNFIASNGMTGEGHHVLDTYKALDLQPSGLDLSVSKLDDGQFEIEVTASGLALFVMIEADMEGRYSDNLFDLAAGETRRIVFSPKYTATTSRPNFWIFDLFSSQSRG comes from the coding sequence ATGAGCATGACATCCTCCTACGCAAGCGACGTTGTAATCGACCTCTCGGGGGAATGGACACTTGCGACGGATGACGGAGAGCATGCCACCACGATCACAATTCCAGGCGATGTGCACACGGCGTTGCGAAGAGCGGAGATCATTCCCGACCCCTATTTCGGGCGCAACGAGAATGACGTGCAGTGGGTGGCGCACCGCGACTGGGTGATAGAGCGCCGCTTTTACGTCGATCATGCCGATGCGGACTGGTATCTGGACATCGATTATCTCGATACGGTCGCCGTTGTGTTCGTCAACGATACGCCTGTACTTTCCGCCGACAATTGCTTCCGCCGCTATCGCCCTGATGTCTCCAACGCGCTAGTGCAGGGCGAGAACGTCATTCGAATTCGTTTCCATTCCAGCATCAAGGCGGGCGCCGAACGGCAGGCCGCTCAGCCGTTTTACGTGCCTTACCACCCCGGCAACTCTCCCATCCCGCATGGCAATATGCTACGCAAGCCGCAATGCCACTTTGGCTGGGACTGGAACATCGCGCTGGCGCCGCTCGGGCTCTATGGCACTATCGCGCTGCGGCGTCTGGATACGGCGCGGATCGAACATCTCACGACCACGCAGCACCACGTCGATGGCGGGGTGGAACTGCATGTGGAACTGACGCTCCATGCGAAAGCCGCCGCCAGCCTGCCCATCCATCTTTCGCTGGGTGAAGAACGGCTGCGGCTAGACTGCGGCGTCGGTGCTGGAGAAACTGTGGTCCGGCATGTTTTCTTCGTTGAAGACCCGAAGCTGTGGTGGCCAGCGGGCAGCGGCGAGCAATCGCTTTACACGCTGACTGTCGAGCTACCGGATGAAACCGTGACGCGGCAGATCGGTTTTCGAACCGTGGAACTGCTGACGGATAAGGACGAGGCGGGGAGCCGCTTTGCATTCCGCATCAACGGGCGCGAGATTTTCTGCCGTGGCGCGAACTGGATTCCCGCCGATGCACTGCATTCGCTCAGCAGCCGCGAAAAGACCGAGGACCTTTTGTCCTCTGCGGTCGAAGCCAATATGAACATGATCCGCGTCTGGGGCGGTGGCTTTTATGAGCAGGACTGGTTTTACGACCTCTGCGACCGGATGGGTCTCATGGTGTGGCAAGACTTCATGTTTGCCTGCAATCTCTACCCCTGCACCGACGACTTTCTGGACAATGTGGAGCATGAGGTTACCTATCAGGTCAAGCGCCTGTCCTCGCATCCGTCCATCGCGCTTTGGTGCGGTGACAATGAGCTTGTCGGTGCGCTCACATGGTTCGATCAATCCCGCGACAATCGCGACCGTTATCTGGTCGCCTATGACCGGCTGAACCGGACAATCGAGAAAGCGCTGAAGAAGGCCGCACCATCAGCGCTATGGTGGCCCTCTAGCCCGGCATCCGGTTATATGGACTACGGCGATGCCTGGCATTCGGACGGTTCAGGCGACATGCACTATTGGTCCGTCTGGCACGAGAACAAATCCTTCGACAATTACCGTGCGGTCAAGCCGCGCTTCTGCTCGGAATTCGGCTTCCAGTCCTACACCTCAATGCCGGTCATCGGCACCTATGCCGACGAAAAGGACATGAATATCTCGTCGCCGGTGATCGAACTGCATCAGAAGAATGCGGGTGGCAACGAGCGTATCGCGGGCACCATGTTCCGCTATTTCCGGTTTCCGAAGGACTTCCCGAACTTCGTCTATATCAGCCAGGTTCAGCAGGCACTCGCCATCAAGACGGCGGTGGAATATTGGCGCTCGCTGAAACCACACTGCATGGGCACACTCTATTGGCAGCTCAACGACACATGGCCGGTCGCATCCTGGTCCAGCCTTGATTATGGCGGCAGCTGGAAAGCGCTGCATTACGCGGCCCGCCGTTTCTTCCAGCCTGTTACGGTTTCGGCCATTCCGTCCGAAGACGGCAAGACCGTGAGCTTTTCCACCGTCAACGACACGGCGGAGGCGGTGGACATCGATATGAACATTTTCGCGCTCTCGACCGATGGAGTTCGCACCCCACTCAAATCGGCCAGCGGAAGCTGCGGGCCGGACGCAGCGGTTACCATGGCGGAAGTCGATCTTGGACAACTGCCTGCGGGTGCGCTGCTGTCGTGGAATTTCATTGCGTCCAACGGCATGACGGGTGAGGGCCACCATGTGCTCGATACCTACAAGGCACTGGATCTGCAGCCATCCGGCCTAGACCTCTCGGTCAGCAAGCTTGACGACGGACAGTTCGAAATCGAGGTCACCGCCAGTGGCCTTGCGCTGTTCGTGATGATCGAAGCTGATATGGAGGGCAGGTATTCCGACAATCTCTTCGACCTTGCGGCTGGAGAAACGCGGCGTATCGTGTTTTCACCGAAGTATACGGCAACGACGTCGCGTCCGAACTTCTGGATTTTCGACCTCTTTTCGTCTCAATCGCGAGGTTGA
- the zigA gene encoding zinc metallochaperone GTPase ZigA — protein MTGKLPVTVLSGFLGAGKTTLLNHILGNREGLRVAVIVNDMSEVNIDAALIRDGGANLSRTQEQLVEMTNGCICCTLRDDLLNEVRQLAEQDRFDYLLIESTGIAEPLPVAATFDFRDENGQSLSDVAKLDTMVTVVDCANLLKDYGSADFLADRGETAGDGDSRTLVDLLVEQIEFANVVVLNKVSTATAAERDAARKIVVGLNPDAKLIETDQGKVDLKTVLGTGLFDFAEAETHPLWFKELHGFKGHIPETEEYGIRSFVYRAKRPFDPARFHAFINRDWPGVIRAKGFFWLATRPDHVGEISQAGALVKTGKMGLWWSSVPKQHWPEDPGFARMLAPYMDDTWGDRRQEIVFIGADPMSEAELRLALDACLIDAATFAPKAWRSLTDPFPDWNRQAA, from the coding sequence GGCGCTGGAAAAACCACGCTTCTCAATCATATCCTCGGGAATCGTGAGGGACTGCGCGTTGCGGTGATCGTCAACGATATGAGCGAGGTCAACATCGATGCGGCGCTGATCCGCGATGGCGGCGCCAATCTTTCCCGCACTCAGGAACAGCTTGTCGAAATGACCAATGGCTGCATCTGTTGTACGCTACGGGATGATCTTTTGAATGAAGTCAGGCAATTGGCCGAGCAGGACAGGTTCGATTATCTGCTGATTGAATCAACGGGCATCGCTGAGCCCCTGCCCGTGGCCGCTACCTTCGATTTTCGTGATGAGAATGGCCAGAGCCTTTCCGACGTTGCCAAGCTCGATACAATGGTGACGGTGGTGGATTGCGCCAATTTGCTGAAAGATTATGGCTCGGCAGACTTTCTGGCCGACCGTGGCGAGACGGCGGGAGATGGCGACAGCAGGACCTTGGTGGACCTGCTGGTTGAGCAGATCGAATTTGCAAACGTGGTCGTGCTGAACAAGGTATCCACCGCCACGGCTGCTGAGCGCGATGCTGCAAGAAAGATCGTCGTCGGCCTCAACCCGGATGCAAAACTCATCGAGACTGATCAGGGCAAGGTCGATCTGAAGACGGTTCTGGGCACAGGACTCTTCGATTTCGCGGAGGCGGAGACACATCCCTTGTGGTTCAAGGAGTTGCACGGCTTCAAGGGTCACATCCCGGAAACGGAAGAATACGGCATCCGCTCCTTTGTCTACCGCGCAAAGCGTCCATTCGACCCCGCCCGTTTTCACGCCTTCATCAACCGGGATTGGCCGGGCGTGATCCGCGCCAAAGGTTTCTTCTGGCTCGCAACACGACCTGATCATGTCGGAGAGATCAGTCAGGCAGGTGCCTTGGTAAAAACGGGTAAGATGGGACTGTGGTGGTCATCCGTCCCTAAGCAGCACTGGCCGGAAGACCCGGGCTTTGCACGCATGCTGGCGCCCTACATGGATGACACATGGGGAGACCGGCGACAGGAAATCGTGTTCATCGGCGCCGACCCAATGAGTGAAGCCGAACTCCGATTGGCGCTGGATGCGTGCCTTATCGACGCGGCGACCTTTGCGCCGAAGGCCTGGCGTTCCCTTACCGACCCCTTCCCCGATTGGAACAGACAGGCCGCATGA